The proteins below are encoded in one region of Rhizobium sp. 9140:
- a CDS encoding HAD family hydrolase, whose product MTDVTTPIRHIVFDIGKVLIHYDPHIPFSRLIPDEAERNAFFATVCTHEWNLEQDRGRSWAEAEDLLIAQHPEQEANIRAFRTHWGEMVPHAYEESVVLLEGLVAKGYDVTMLTNFAEDTFAEARARFAFLNLPRGVTVSGEKRQIKPDLEIYETHQAAFDLEPAATLFIDDSLANVEGARAAGWQAVQFIDGRTLKADLIKLGLPV is encoded by the coding sequence ATGACCGACGTGACGACACCCATCCGCCATATCGTTTTCGACATCGGCAAGGTGCTGATCCACTACGATCCGCATATCCCGTTCAGCCGGCTCATTCCCGACGAGGCCGAGCGCAATGCGTTCTTCGCGACGGTTTGCACCCATGAATGGAACCTCGAGCAGGACCGCGGCCGCAGCTGGGCGGAGGCGGAAGACCTGCTCATCGCGCAGCATCCCGAGCAGGAGGCGAACATCCGCGCCTTCCGCACCCACTGGGGCGAGATGGTGCCGCATGCCTATGAGGAGAGCGTCGTTCTTCTCGAAGGTCTCGTGGCGAAGGGCTACGACGTGACGATGCTGACCAATTTCGCCGAGGACACCTTTGCCGAGGCGCGGGCGCGCTTTGCCTTCCTCAACCTGCCGCGCGGCGTTACCGTGTCCGGCGAGAAGCGGCAGATCAAGCCGGACCTCGAAATCTACGAGACGCATCAGGCGGCGTTCGACCTTGAACCCGCAGCCACGCTGTTCATCGACGACAGCCTTGCCAATGTCGAGGGCGCGCGTGCGGCCGGCTGGCAGGCAGTACAGTTCATCGACGGCCGGACGCTGAAGGCGGATCTGATAAAGCTCGGGCTGCCTGTCTGA
- the mutY gene encoding A/G-specific adenine glycosylase: MMQRSKSTVETLASPTLTSSALTSPIPDSSPEPASPAASLLDWYDRSHRVLPWRITPPMAKAGKRPDPYHIWLSEVMLQQTTVQAVKAYFAKFLTLWPTVADLAAADTEEVMKAWAGLGYYARARNLKKCAEAVASQHGGRFPDTEEGLKALPGIGDYTAAAIAAIAFNRQSAVLDGNVERVISRLYRVETPVPAARPEMRRLVAAMTPADRPGDFAQAMMDLGSTICTPRRPVCALCPINADCRAFKVGDPERFPVKLAKKAKPVRYGTAYVATDAAGAVYLSKRGDKGLLGGMTEVPGTDWTTDPSDTHVPPFAGKSTTLWHDCGGIVHVFTHFELRLAVRHAEVERDAIIANGWWEPRETLAAQALPTVMRKAIEKALPGCFAKTS; encoded by the coding sequence ATGATGCAACGTTCCAAGTCCACGGTCGAGACGCTGGCCTCACCCACCCTAACATCGTCCGCCCTAACATCGCCCATACCGGATTCCTCGCCGGAGCCCGCGTCTCCCGCCGCCTCGCTGCTCGACTGGTACGACCGCAGTCACCGCGTGCTGCCATGGCGCATCACGCCGCCGATGGCGAAAGCCGGCAAGCGGCCAGACCCCTACCATATCTGGCTGTCGGAAGTGATGCTGCAGCAGACGACCGTGCAGGCGGTAAAGGCCTATTTTGCCAAGTTCCTGACCCTGTGGCCGACGGTCGCCGATCTCGCGGCGGCCGATACCGAAGAGGTGATGAAGGCCTGGGCCGGGCTCGGCTATTACGCCCGCGCCCGGAACCTGAAGAAATGCGCCGAAGCGGTGGCGAGCCAGCATGGCGGGCGCTTTCCCGATACGGAAGAGGGACTGAAGGCGCTGCCGGGCATCGGCGACTATACCGCCGCCGCCATCGCCGCCATCGCCTTCAACCGGCAGAGCGCGGTGCTCGACGGCAATGTCGAGCGGGTGATATCACGGCTCTACCGGGTGGAGACGCCCGTGCCGGCGGCGCGGCCCGAGATGCGCCGGCTGGTCGCCGCGATGACGCCTGCCGATCGGCCGGGCGATTTCGCGCAAGCCATGATGGATCTCGGCTCGACCATCTGCACGCCGCGCCGACCGGTCTGCGCGCTCTGTCCGATCAATGCCGATTGCCGTGCCTTCAAGGTCGGCGACCCCGAGCGCTTTCCGGTCAAGCTGGCGAAGAAGGCAAAGCCGGTACGATACGGCACCGCCTATGTCGCGACCGATGCTGCAGGTGCGGTCTATCTCAGCAAACGGGGCGACAAGGGGTTGCTCGGCGGCATGACCGAGGTGCCGGGTACGGACTGGACGACCGATCCTTCGGACACCCACGTGCCGCCTTTCGCGGGCAAGTCCACGACCCTCTGGCACGACTGCGGCGGCATCGTGCATGTGTTCACCCATTTCGAGCTGCGCCTTGCCGTTCGCCATGCCGAGGTCGAACGGGACGCCATTATAGCGAACGGCTGGTGGGAGCCGCGCGAGACCCTCGCCGCTCAGGCGCTGCCCACCGTGATGAGGAAAGCGATCGAAAAGGCGCTACCCGGCTGTTTTGCAAAGACGTCATAA
- a CDS encoding DUF721 domain-containing protein has translation MAPSRPYTPKGAYTPKGVRQISEVANGLLDPVLAKRAGISTLLLGSWDEIAGEAFADCTRPEKIAWPRRVSEMAGESRHQPGVLTIACDGARALFLAHAEGELVQRINGFFGFPAIDRVRIVQKPVTPVNRTRRRPRPLTGQPARHLEALTAEIEDEGLKAALTRLGTAVLGQKR, from the coding sequence ATGGCGCCTTCCAGGCCTTATACACCGAAGGGCGCTTATACCCCGAAAGGCGTCAGGCAGATCAGCGAGGTGGCGAACGGCCTGCTCGATCCAGTTCTGGCCAAACGCGCCGGCATCAGCACGCTGCTGCTCGGCTCCTGGGACGAGATCGCCGGCGAGGCCTTTGCCGATTGCACCCGCCCGGAAAAGATCGCCTGGCCGCGCCGCGTCTCCGAAATGGCCGGCGAGAGCCGCCACCAGCCGGGCGTGCTCACCATCGCCTGCGACGGCGCCCGCGCGCTGTTCCTCGCCCATGCCGAAGGCGAACTCGTCCAGCGCATCAACGGCTTCTTCGGCTTCCCCGCCATCGACCGCGTCCGCATCGTCCAGAAACCCGTCACGCCCGTAAACCGCACCCGCCGCCGCCCACGCCCCCTGACCGGCCAGCCGGCCCGGCATCTGGAAGCCCTGACGGCCGAAATCGAGGACGAAGGCCTGAAGGCGGCGCTGACGCGGCTGGGGACGGCGGTGCTGGGGCAGAAACGGTGA
- a CDS encoding type II toxin-antitoxin system VapC family toxin has translation MIILDTNVVSEPLRKMPSERVLSWLDAQPAARLYLTTITVAEIFAGMAIMPAGRRKDTLRTSLEHLVTTIFRDRILSFDMQAAREFAIISQKARESGTAIGLADAQIAAIAVATGFSVATRDVTPFAASGLNVINPWTV, from the coding sequence ATGATCATCCTCGATACGAATGTCGTTTCTGAACCTCTTCGCAAGATGCCGAGTGAACGCGTTCTCTCATGGCTTGACGCTCAGCCGGCGGCGAGATTGTACCTGACGACGATCACGGTGGCCGAGATATTTGCCGGCATGGCGATTATGCCTGCCGGTCGGCGGAAGGACACGCTGCGAACGTCGCTGGAACACCTCGTGACGACCATCTTCCGAGACAGAATCCTTTCCTTCGACATGCAGGCAGCACGGGAATTTGCCATTATCTCGCAGAAAGCACGAGAAAGCGGGACGGCCATCGGATTGGCTGATGCACAAATTGCCGCCATCGCCGTCGCGACCGGATTTTCGGTGGCGACACGAGACGTCACACCGTTCGCAGCAAGCGGCCTCAATGTGATCAATCCGTGGACGGTCTGA
- a CDS encoding FitA-like ribbon-helix-helix domain-containing protein, which translates to MSAIMIRNLPEETHQALEARARRNGRTTEAEIRAILQVAAASEEPLGIGAYLKAIGQSIGGIDIDDGRDRQAYEPPSFT; encoded by the coding sequence ATGTCAGCCATCATGATCAGAAATCTCCCGGAGGAGACCCATCAGGCACTGGAAGCGCGCGCGCGTCGAAACGGACGGACCACCGAGGCGGAAATTCGCGCTATTTTGCAAGTAGCCGCCGCGAGCGAGGAGCCGCTGGGTATCGGCGCCTATCTTAAGGCCATCGGGCAATCGATCGGCGGCATCGACATCGACGACGGGCGGGACCGACAAGCCTACGAACCGCCTTCATTCACATGA
- a CDS encoding DsbA family protein yields MSLSEMTLLKRLSSGVAIATLALALVACSDEKKETANAAAPVETVDTATKTEMKPADTMTTSSTAATPATTPVPAQSQMAPTQTAQAAAPAASPAAPELPQADGEVEISKLMEPGALPEMAIGKADAPVTVVEYMSMTCPHCANFHNNTFDAIKAKYVESGKVRFVLREFPFDPRAAAAFMLARCAPEGQYFPMVSMLFKQQEQWAAAQNGRDALLQMSKLAGFSQESFEACLTNQKLLDDVNAVMQKGMKEYKVASTPTFFINGKRYSGDMSVDTMSALIDPLL; encoded by the coding sequence ATGTCCCTTTCTGAAATGACTTTGCTGAAACGCCTTTCGAGCGGTGTGGCCATCGCCACGCTGGCGCTCGCGCTCGTCGCCTGCAGCGACGAGAAGAAGGAGACGGCGAATGCGGCGGCTCCTGTCGAAACGGTCGACACCGCGACCAAGACGGAGATGAAGCCCGCGGATACGATGACGACATCGTCCACCGCCGCCACGCCCGCGACGACGCCGGTTCCCGCCCAGTCCCAGATGGCCCCGACACAGACGGCACAGGCGGCCGCGCCCGCAGCGTCTCCGGCCGCGCCCGAGCTGCCCCAGGCGGATGGCGAGGTCGAAATCTCCAAGCTGATGGAGCCCGGCGCGCTGCCGGAAATGGCCATTGGCAAGGCCGATGCGCCCGTCACCGTGGTCGAATACATGTCGATGACGTGCCCGCATTGCGCCAATTTCCACAACAACACGTTCGACGCCATCAAGGCGAAATATGTGGAGTCGGGCAAGGTTCGCTTCGTTCTGCGCGAGTTCCCGTTCGATCCGCGTGCCGCTGCCGCCTTCATGCTGGCGCGCTGCGCCCCGGAAGGCCAGTATTTCCCCATGGTCTCCATGCTCTTCAAGCAGCAGGAACAGTGGGCCGCCGCCCAGAACGGCCGCGACGCGCTGCTCCAGATGTCCAAGCTCGCCGGTTTCTCACAGGAGAGCTTCGAGGCCTGCCTGACGAACCAGAAGCTGCTGGACGATGTGAACGCCGTGATGCAGAAGGGTATGAAAGAGTACAAGGTGGCTTCGACGCCGACCTTCTTCATCAACGGCAAGCGCTATTCCGGAGACATGTCGGTTGACACCATGTCGGCCCTTATCGACCCTCTGCTTTAA
- a CDS encoding chromosome segregation SMC family protein, with translation MKFTKLRVVGFKSFVEPSEFVIERGLTGVVGPNGCGKSNLVEALRWVMGENSYKNMRASGMDDVIFSGSGKRPARNTAEVGLYLDNTDRTAPAAFNDSDEIQVTRRIERENGSVYHINGREARAKDVQLLFADASTGARSPSMVGQGRIGELIAAKPQARRQLLEEAAGISGLHSRRHEAELRLRGAETNLERLDEVTAELESRIESLKRQSRQANRFKMLSAEIRAHEAMLFHIRWVQAKQAEAEADSLLNQATSLVAEKAQAQMEAAKNQAIASLKLPELREEEARTAAGLQRLQIARTQLDEDMSRTLRRRDELQRRLTQLGEDIAREERLALDNAGAMARLEEEAEALREDAGDAGERAEEARERLADAQDVLAVSERALATLTAERAETQASRSQLERTIRDLGDRRMRLSRQMSEQAGEIDRLDREIAALEDPEIHRDAVEAAEADIEERAQAVADAEDALAEARAREAAARGPLEAARARLSAAETEARTIRRLLEAATLAGGASPVVDAIAVERGFEPLLGAALGDDLESPLDPSAPVHWRDPGPGNADPLLPEGVAPLIDHVAAPQTLTRSLSQVGIVADDAEAARLLPVLNPGQRLVTRSGALWRWDGHVTGADAPSAATLRLENRNRLRELDAEIAEASDALAHCERSLKAATDAIRAGDDAVRLTREAERQAVRRLSETRDALASAERARGDLARRSAVLTETAARIDESHEEAASALEDAVAALEDAPDMADLDQRLAAQGTAVTADRAALAEARALSDGLTRESETRERRLRTIDAERQTWASRAASAEDHIGTLRDREAEARDEIEAILDAPDEFDEKRRALMSALSEMEAARRAAADRLVEAETRQRDADRLAATALSELAETREKRGRAEERLMSAREKRVEVEGAIRQALSVGPQDVLRLTGRAVDALPGDPRTVERDLERLKIERERLGAVNLRAEEEQTELADRLAALLKEREDVIDAIRKLRSAIQNLNREGRERLLAAFDIVNAQFQRLFTHLFGGGTAELQLIESDDPLDAGLEIVARPPGKKPQTMTLLSGGEQALTAMALIFAVFLTNPAPICVLDEVDAPLDDHNVERYCNLMDEMAASTETRFVIITHNPITMARMNRLFGVTMAEQGVSQLVSVDLQTAEQLREAV, from the coding sequence ATGAAATTCACCAAGCTGCGCGTCGTCGGCTTTAAATCCTTCGTCGAGCCGTCCGAGTTCGTCATCGAGCGCGGCCTGACCGGCGTCGTCGGGCCGAATGGCTGCGGCAAGTCGAACCTTGTCGAAGCCCTCCGCTGGGTGATGGGCGAGAATTCCTACAAGAACATGCGCGCGTCCGGCATGGACGACGTGATCTTTTCGGGCTCCGGCAAGCGCCCGGCGCGCAACACGGCCGAGGTCGGCCTCTATCTCGACAATACCGATCGCACCGCGCCGGCCGCCTTCAACGACAGCGACGAAATTCAGGTCACGCGCCGCATCGAGCGCGAAAACGGCTCGGTCTACCACATCAACGGGCGTGAGGCCCGGGCCAAGGACGTGCAACTGCTGTTTGCGGATGCCTCGACCGGCGCCCGCTCGCCCTCCATGGTGGGGCAGGGCCGCATCGGCGAGCTCATCGCCGCCAAGCCGCAGGCCCGGCGGCAACTGCTCGAAGAAGCGGCCGGTATCTCCGGTCTGCATTCCCGCCGCCACGAGGCCGAGCTGCGCCTGCGCGGGGCCGAAACCAACCTCGAACGGCTGGACGAGGTCACGGCCGAGCTCGAAAGCCGCATCGAAAGCCTCAAGCGCCAGTCGCGGCAGGCCAATCGCTTCAAGATGCTTTCGGCCGAGATCCGCGCCCATGAGGCCATGCTGTTCCACATCCGCTGGGTGCAGGCCAAGCAGGCGGAGGCGGAGGCCGACAGCCTGCTGAACCAGGCGACCTCGCTGGTGGCCGAAAAGGCGCAGGCCCAGATGGAGGCCGCGAAGAACCAGGCGATCGCGAGCCTGAAGCTGCCGGAACTGCGCGAGGAGGAGGCCCGCACCGCCGCCGGCCTCCAGCGGCTTCAGATCGCCCGCACCCAGCTCGACGAGGATATGAGCCGCACGCTGCGCCGGCGCGACGAGTTGCAGCGCCGCCTGACGCAGCTCGGTGAGGACATCGCCCGCGAGGAGCGGCTGGCGCTGGACAATGCCGGCGCCATGGCGCGGCTGGAAGAAGAGGCCGAGGCGCTGCGGGAAGACGCCGGGGACGCCGGCGAGCGGGCGGAGGAGGCGCGCGAGCGCCTTGCCGACGCGCAGGACGTGCTGGCCGTAAGCGAGCGCGCACTGGCGACGCTGACGGCCGAGCGCGCCGAGACGCAGGCGTCCCGCAGCCAGCTGGAGCGCACCATCCGCGATCTCGGCGACCGCCGCATGCGCCTGTCCCGCCAGATGTCCGAGCAGGCAGGCGAGATCGACAGGCTCGACCGCGAGATTGCGGCGCTCGAAGACCCCGAGATACACCGCGATGCCGTGGAGGCGGCGGAAGCCGACATCGAGGAGCGGGCACAGGCGGTGGCCGATGCCGAGGACGCGCTGGCCGAGGCGCGGGCGCGCGAGGCGGCGGCGCGCGGACCGCTGGAGGCCGCGCGCGCGCGGCTGAGCGCGGCGGAAACCGAGGCGCGCACCATCCGCCGCCTGCTGGAAGCCGCAACGCTTGCCGGCGGCGCGAGCCCCGTGGTCGATGCCATCGCGGTCGAGCGCGGCTTCGAGCCGCTGCTGGGCGCTGCCCTTGGCGACGACCTCGAATCGCCGCTCGACCCGTCGGCCCCCGTGCACTGGCGCGACCCCGGCCCGGGGAATGCCGACCCCCTCCTGCCAGAGGGCGTCGCCCCGCTAATCGATCATGTCGCGGCGCCGCAGACGCTGACGCGCAGCCTGTCGCAGGTGGGCATCGTCGCGGACGATGCCGAGGCGGCGCGGCTGCTCCCCGTGCTGAACCCCGGACAGCGGCTCGTGACCCGGTCGGGCGCGCTCTGGCGCTGGGATGGTCACGTCACCGGTGCCGATGCGCCGAGCGCGGCCACCCTGCGGCTGGAGAACCGCAACCGCCTTCGCGAACTCGATGCCGAGATCGCGGAGGCTAGTGACGCTCTGGCGCATTGCGAACGCAGCCTGAAGGCGGCGACGGACGCCATCCGCGCCGGTGACGACGCGGTGCGGTTGACGCGCGAGGCCGAGCGTCAGGCCGTCCGCCGCCTGTCGGAGACCCGCGATGCGCTGGCTTCGGCCGAACGCGCCCGCGGCGATCTCGCCCGCCGCAGCGCGGTGCTGACTGAGACCGCCGCCCGCATCGACGAGAGCCACGAGGAGGCGGCATCAGCATTGGAGGATGCCGTCGCGGCGCTGGAAGATGCCCCCGATATGGCCGATCTCGACCAGCGCCTCGCCGCCCAGGGCACGGCCGTTACGGCCGACCGGGCGGCTCTCGCCGAGGCCCGTGCGCTTTCCGACGGTCTCACCCGCGAGTCCGAGACGCGCGAGCGCCGCCTGCGGACGATCGACGCCGAGCGCCAGACCTGGGCGAGCCGGGCGGCCAGCGCCGAAGACCATATCGGCACCCTGCGCGACCGCGAAGCGGAAGCCCGCGACGAGATCGAGGCCATTCTGGACGCGCCCGATGAATTCGACGAAAAGCGCCGCGCGCTGATGAGCGCCCTTTCGGAGATGGAGGCGGCCCGTCGTGCGGCGGCCGACCGGCTGGTGGAGGCCGAAACCCGCCAGCGCGACGCGGATCGCCTCGCCGCAACCGCTCTTTCCGAACTGGCGGAAACCCGCGAGAAGCGCGGCCGTGCCGAGGAGCGGCTGATGTCGGCGCGTGAAAAGCGCGTCGAGGTGGAGGGGGCGATCCGCCAGGCTCTGTCCGTCGGCCCCCAGGATGTACTGCGCCTCACCGGCCGCGCGGTCGATGCCCTGCCGGGCGACCCGCGCACCGTGGAACGGGATCTTGAACGCCTGAAGATCGAGCGCGAGCGGCTGGGCGCCGTCAACCTGCGCGCCGAAGAGGAGCAGACGGAACTCGCGGACCGGCTCGCCGCGCTTCTCAAGGAGCGCGAGGATGTGATCGACGCGATCCGCAAGCTGCGCAGCGCCATCCAGAACCTCAACCGCGAGGGCCGCGAGCGCCTTCTGGCGGCGTTCGACATCGTCAACGCCCAGTTCCAGCGCCTGTTCACCCACCTCTTCGGCGGCGGCACCGCCGAGCTTCAACTGATCGAAAGCGACGACCCGCTGGATGCGGGTCTCGAAATCGTCGCACGCCCGCCGGGCAAAAAGCCGCAGACCATGACGCTGCTCTCCGGCGGCGAGCAGGCTCTGACCGCCATGGCCCTGATCTTCGCGGTCTTTCTCACCAATCCCGCACCCATCTGCGTGCTGGACGAGGTGGACGCGCCGCTGGACGACCACAATGTCGAGCGCTACTGCAACCTCATGGACGAAATGGCCGCTTCCACCGAAACCCGCTTCGTCATCATCACCCACAATCCCATCACCATGGCCCGCATGAACCGCCTCTTCGGCGTCACCATGGCGGAGCAGGGGGTCAGCCAGCTGGTGTCGGTGGATCTGCAGACGGCGGAACAGCTGCGGGAGGCGGTGTAG
- a CDS encoding type II toxin-antitoxin system ParD family antitoxin, producing the protein MPTRNVVLTEHHATVIDRLVTSGRYENESDVLREGLRLVERNERLDVVKLDALREAAKTGFGDLDEGRFTDIPDEALDDAIGSLGRLAETTRS; encoded by the coding sequence ATGCCCACGCGCAATGTCGTCTTGACCGAACACCACGCGACCGTCATCGATCGCCTCGTGACATCGGGGCGCTACGAGAACGAGAGCGACGTGCTGCGTGAGGGGCTTCGCCTCGTCGAACGCAACGAACGTCTGGATGTCGTCAAGCTCGACGCCTTGCGCGAAGCAGCAAAAACAGGGTTCGGTGATCTCGATGAGGGACGGTTCACGGACATTCCGGACGAGGCTCTCGACGATGCCATTGGCAGTCTTGGACGTTTGGCCGAAACGACCCGGTCTTGA
- a CDS encoding type II toxin-antitoxin system RelE/ParE family toxin, which translates to MFRLSATAEADIVDILAWTHDHFGTPARLRYERLILTALRNVAVDPDRPGSVKRPELGHGVSSYHLRHCRDQARLENGIVRRPRHLLLYRPEGAGIIGIGRVLYDAMELERHLPAEYRSE; encoded by the coding sequence GTGTTCCGCCTCTCAGCGACAGCAGAAGCCGATATTGTCGATATTCTCGCTTGGACCCACGATCATTTCGGGACCCCTGCGCGGTTGCGATATGAGCGCCTGATTCTAACGGCCCTGCGGAACGTGGCCGTCGATCCCGACCGCCCGGGGAGCGTCAAGCGTCCCGAGTTGGGCCATGGTGTCAGCAGCTATCATCTTCGCCACTGTCGCGATCAGGCACGTCTGGAAAACGGCATCGTTCGCCGTCCCAGACACTTGCTGCTCTATCGCCCCGAGGGCGCAGGCATCATCGGTATCGGTCGCGTGCTCTACGATGCAATGGAACTGGAGCGGCACCTTCCGGCCGAGTACAGGTCCGAATAA
- the ppdK gene encoding pyruvate, phosphate dikinase has product MKKWVYTFGGGKAEGRALDHDLLGGKGANLAEMCSLGLPVPPGLTIVTRACALYSENGRAIPDSLKAEVLAGISIVEDMAGRRFGDAERPLLLSVRSGARASMPGMMDTVLNLGLNDDTVEALARDSGDARFAWDSYRRFIQMYGDVVMGLDHEVFAELLEDEKGRIGKEQETDFTVDEWRRLVGRYKDVIEEETGEGFPQDPAVQLWGAIGAVFASWMNPRAVTYRLLHNIPADWGTAVNVQTMVFGNLGNDSATGVAFTRNPSTGEKALYGEFLVNAQGEDVVAGIRTPQNITEIARIASGSDRPSLEKVMPDAFADLCAICDRLEAHYRDMQDIEFTIEQGKLWMLQTRSGKRTARAAMKVAVDMADERLISREEAVTRIDPAALDQLLHPTIDPSARRDIIGAGLPASPGAATGEIVFTSEEAVQAKKEGRAVILVRVETSPEDIHGMHAAEGILTTRGGMTSHAAVVARGMGIPCVSGAGSIRVDLRNEKLVAAGATFARGDVITIDGSSGQVLKGRVSMVQPELSGDFGRIMEWADASRRMTVRTNADTPADARAARSFGAEGIGLCRTEHMFFEGERINVMREMILAADEAGRRASLAKLLPMQRADFTELFSIMHGLPVTIRLLDPPLHEFLPKTDEEIADVAVALGMKPLELRQRVDALHEFNPMLGHRGCRLAISYPEIVEMQARAIFEAAVLAARETGAPVVPEIMVPLVGLKAELDYVKARIDAVAADILDEAGVGIDYLVGTMIELPRAALRAHVIAESADFFSFGTNDLTQTTFGISRDDAAQFLNTYRMKGIIDRDPFVSIDYDGVGELIQIAAERGRRTKNGLKLGICGEHGGDPASIRFCEETGLDYVSCSPFRVPIARLAAAQAAINGKISGD; this is encoded by the coding sequence ATGAAGAAGTGGGTTTACACCTTTGGCGGAGGAAAGGCCGAGGGGCGGGCGCTGGATCACGACCTTCTGGGTGGCAAGGGCGCCAATCTCGCAGAGATGTGCAGCCTGGGTCTGCCGGTGCCGCCGGGTCTTACCATCGTGACACGCGCCTGCGCGCTCTATTCCGAAAACGGCCGCGCCATTCCCGACAGCCTCAAGGCCGAGGTGCTCGCCGGCATTTCCATCGTCGAGGACATGGCCGGTCGCCGCTTCGGCGATGCGGAACGGCCCCTGCTGCTGTCCGTTCGCTCCGGCGCGCGCGCCTCTATGCCCGGCATGATGGATACGGTGCTCAATCTCGGCCTGAACGACGACACGGTGGAGGCGTTGGCGCGCGACAGCGGCGATGCGCGTTTTGCCTGGGACAGCTATCGTCGCTTCATCCAGATGTATGGCGACGTCGTCATGGGCCTCGACCACGAGGTCTTCGCCGAGCTGCTGGAGGACGAAAAGGGCCGGATCGGCAAGGAGCAGGAGACTGATTTCACGGTCGATGAATGGCGCCGCCTCGTGGGCCGCTACAAGGATGTCATCGAGGAGGAGACGGGCGAGGGCTTCCCGCAGGATCCCGCGGTGCAACTCTGGGGTGCCATCGGCGCGGTTTTCGCAAGCTGGATGAACCCGCGCGCCGTGACCTATCGCCTGCTGCACAATATTCCCGCCGACTGGGGCACGGCGGTCAACGTCCAGACCATGGTGTTCGGCAATCTCGGCAATGATTCCGCCACCGGCGTCGCCTTCACGCGCAATCCCTCGACCGGCGAAAAGGCCCTCTATGGCGAATTCCTGGTCAATGCGCAGGGCGAAGACGTCGTCGCCGGCATCCGCACGCCGCAGAACATCACCGAAATCGCCCGCATCGCCTCCGGCTCCGACCGGCCCTCGCTCGAAAAGGTGATGCCGGACGCGTTTGCGGATCTCTGTGCCATCTGCGACCGGCTGGAAGCGCATTACCGCGACATGCAGGACATCGAGTTCACCATCGAGCAGGGCAAGCTGTGGATGCTGCAGACCCGCTCCGGCAAGCGCACGGCGCGCGCGGCGATGAAGGTCGCGGTCGACATGGCCGACGAACGGCTGATCTCGCGCGAGGAGGCGGTGACCCGCATCGATCCCGCCGCGCTCGACCAGCTGCTGCACCCGACCATCGATCCGTCCGCCCGCCGCGACATCATCGGCGCCGGCCTGCCCGCTTCGCCGGGGGCTGCAACCGGCGAGATCGTCTTCACCTCGGAAGAGGCCGTGCAGGCAAAGAAAGAGGGCCGCGCCGTCATTCTGGTCAGGGTCGAGACCAGCCCGGAGGACATTCACGGCATGCATGCGGCCGAAGGCATCCTGACGACGCGCGGCGGGATGACCAGCCACGCCGCCGTGGTCGCGCGCGGCATGGGCATCCCTTGCGTCTCCGGTGCCGGCAGCATTCGCGTCGATCTGCGCAATGAAAAGCTCGTCGCCGCCGGCGCCACCTTTGCGCGCGGCGACGTCATCACCATCGACGGCTCCTCGGGCCAGGTGCTCAAAGGCCGCGTCTCTATGGTCCAGCCGGAACTCTCCGGCGATTTCGGCCGCATCATGGAATGGGCGGATGCCAGCCGGCGCATGACCGTGCGCACCAATGCCGATACGCCGGCCGACGCCCGCGCCGCGCGCTCCTTCGGTGCGGAGGGCATCGGCCTCTGCCGCACCGAGCATATGTTCTTCGAGGGCGAGCGCATCAATGTCATGCGCGAGATGATTCTGGCCGCCGACGAGGCCGGGCGGCGCGCATCGCTGGCAAAACTCCTGCCGATGCAGCGGGCCGATTTCACCGAGCTGTTCTCCATCATGCACGGCCTGCCCGTGACGATCCGCCTGCTCGATCCGCCGCTGCACGAGTTCCTGCCGAAGACCGACGAGGAAATCGCCGATGTCGCGGTGGCGCTCGGCATGAAACCGCTCGAACTGCGCCAGCGGGTGGATGCGCTGCACGAGTTCAACCCCATGCTCGGCCATCGCGGCTGCCGGCTGGCCATTTCCTATCCCGAAATCGTGGAAATGCAGGCCCGGGCGATCTTCGAGGCGGCGGTGCTGGCGGCGCGGGAAACGGGGGCGCCCGTGGTGCCGGAAATCATGGTACCGCTGGTGGGGCTGAAGGCCGAACTCGACTACGTCAAGGCCCGCATCGATGCGGTCGCCGCCGATATCCTCGATGAGGCCGGTGTCGGCATCGATTATCTCGTGGGAACCATGATCGAGCTGCCGCGCGCGGCCCTTCGCGCCCATGTCATCGCCGAGTCCGCCGACTTCTTTTCCTTCGGCACCAACGACCTGACGCAAACAACCTTCGGTATATCGCGTGACGATGCCGCGCAGTTCCTCAACACCTACCGCATGAAGGGCATCATCGACCGCGACCCCTTCGTGTCGATCGATTATGACGGTGTCGGCGAACTCATCCAGATCGCGGCCGAGCGCGGCCGGCGCACGAAGAACGGTCTGAAGCTCGGAATCTGCGGCGAGCATGGCGGCGACCCGGCCTCCATCCGTTTTTGCGAGGAAACGGGCCTGGACTACGTTTCCTGCTCACCGTTTCGCGTTCCCATCGCCCGTCTCGCCGCCGCGCAGGCCGCCATCAACGGCAAGATTTCGGGGGACTGA